One region of Verrucomicrobiota bacterium genomic DNA includes:
- a CDS encoding UDP-glucose/GDP-mannose dehydrogenase family protein: MKITIIGTGYVGLVTGTCFAEVGNQVICVDRDEAKVQTLKAGGMPIYEPGLDELVRKNVAAGRLSFTTSTKDGVDQSDFVFIAVPTPPMPDGSVDLSFIEGVAREIASCMTSYKIVVDKSTVPVMTGEKVSETIKRYCKAKVEFDVVSNPEFLREGFAVDDFMKPDRVVVGVRSQRPVAALRELYSVFKAPIIVTDINSAELIKHAANSFLALKISYINAVSVICEASGANVMEVANGIGMDPRIGRRFLEAGLGFGGSCFPKDLSAFIRISEQLGYSFGLLREVQNINDQQMERFVKKISDTLWVLKGKKIGVLGLAFKQNTDDVRMSPAIELCQRLVKEGATLRVHDPKAMDKAKALLPDVTYVDDMNAVADGCDALIIATEWPEFKKLDLERTRKALSHPILFDGRNLFDPAEMEKLGFIYKSVGR; this comes from the coding sequence ATGAAAATTACCATTATTGGCACAGGTTATGTGGGATTGGTCACCGGCACCTGCTTCGCAGAGGTGGGCAACCAGGTGATTTGCGTGGACCGCGACGAAGCAAAAGTCCAGACCCTCAAAGCCGGCGGCATGCCCATTTATGAGCCGGGGCTGGATGAGTTGGTGCGCAAAAACGTGGCTGCCGGACGGCTGTCCTTCACCACTTCCACCAAGGATGGCGTGGACCAGTCGGATTTTGTCTTCATCGCCGTGCCCACTCCGCCCATGCCCGATGGGTCGGTGGACCTGAGTTTTATCGAAGGCGTTGCCCGCGAAATCGCCAGTTGCATGACCAGTTATAAAATCGTGGTGGACAAAAGCACCGTCCCCGTGATGACCGGTGAGAAGGTTTCGGAAACCATCAAGCGCTACTGCAAAGCCAAGGTGGAGTTCGACGTGGTCAGCAACCCGGAATTCCTGCGCGAAGGGTTTGCCGTGGATGATTTCATGAAGCCGGATCGCGTGGTCGTCGGGGTGCGTTCGCAACGCCCGGTCGCCGCGCTCCGCGAGCTTTACTCCGTGTTTAAAGCCCCCATCATTGTCACGGACATCAACTCCGCTGAATTGATCAAACACGCGGCCAACTCGTTTCTGGCACTGAAAATTTCCTATATCAACGCGGTTTCCGTCATTTGCGAGGCGTCCGGCGCCAACGTGATGGAAGTGGCCAATGGCATCGGCATGGACCCCCGCATTGGCCGCCGCTTCCTCGAAGCGGGCTTGGGCTTTGGCGGCAGTTGCTTCCCCAAAGACCTCAGCGCCTTCATTCGCATCTCCGAGCAACTCGGTTACAGTTTCGGGCTGTTGCGGGAAGTGCAGAATATCAACGACCAGCAGATGGAACGATTCGTCAAAAAGATCAGTGACACGCTCTGGGTGTTGAAGGGTAAAAAAATCGGTGTGCTCGGACTGGCCTTCAAACAAAACACCGACGACGTGCGCATGTCGCCCGCCATCGAGCTTTGTCAACGCCTGGTCAAAGAGGGGGCCACCTTGCGCGTGCATGATCCCAAAGCCATGGACAAGGCCAAAGCCTTGTTGCCGGATGTCACCTATGTGGATGATATGAACGCGGTGGCGGATGGTTGCGATGCCTTGATCATCGCCACCGAATGGCCGGAATTCAAAAAACTGGACCTCGAACGTACCCGCAAAGCCCTCAGCCACCCGATCCTGTTCGACGGACGCAATCTGTTCGATCCCGCCGAAATGGAGAAGCTCGGGTTCATCTATAAAAGCGTGGGACGCTGA
- a CDS encoding sulfide/dihydroorotate dehydrogenase-like FAD/NAD-binding protein, which produces MHRIVDKKQLSPNVTRLDVEAPRVAEVRKPGQFVIVHLAEGAERIPLTIADADPKRGTIALVIQAVGKSTRDLVALEPGQFLEDVCGPLGKPTEVIESGHAVCVGGGVGTAVVHPIAQGLSRAGVKVTSIIGGRSKEWVIFEEELKRLGEVLVCTDDGSYGRKGFVTDATRDLIAREKVDIIYAVGPVPMMRAVAELTRPAKIHTIVSLNPVMVDGTGMCGGCRVGVGGETKFACVDGPEFDGHLVDFSLLSERLQTYREFEQKAVRPHDGPCNIGLDRK; this is translated from the coding sequence ATGCATCGCATTGTTGATAAGAAGCAGCTCAGCCCGAATGTTACGCGGTTGGACGTCGAAGCCCCGCGTGTGGCGGAAGTGAGAAAGCCCGGGCAATTTGTCATTGTCCACCTCGCCGAAGGCGCGGAACGCATTCCGCTGACCATCGCGGACGCCGATCCCAAGCGGGGCACCATCGCCTTGGTGATCCAGGCGGTCGGCAAAAGTACCCGCGACCTTGTTGCCTTGGAACCGGGGCAATTTCTGGAGGACGTCTGCGGCCCGCTGGGCAAGCCAACCGAAGTCATCGAATCCGGCCACGCGGTCTGCGTCGGTGGCGGCGTCGGCACGGCGGTCGTCCATCCCATCGCGCAAGGCCTGAGCCGCGCCGGGGTGAAAGTGACCAGCATCATCGGCGGACGCTCCAAGGAATGGGTGATTTTTGAAGAGGAACTGAAGCGCCTGGGCGAAGTCCTCGTTTGCACCGATGACGGCAGCTATGGCCGCAAAGGGTTCGTCACGGATGCCACCCGCGATCTGATCGCCCGTGAAAAAGTGGACATCATCTATGCCGTCGGCCCGGTGCCCATGATGCGGGCGGTGGCGGAATTGACCCGGCCCGCAAAGATTCACACCATCGTCTCCCTGAACCCCGTCATGGTGGACGGCACCGGAATGTGCGGCGGATGCCGCGTCGGCGTCGGCGGCGAAACCAAGTTTGCCTGCGTGGACGGCCCGGAGTTTGACGGCCATCTCGTGGATTTCTCCTTGTTGTCCGAGCGGCTGCAAACCTACCGCGAATTCGAGCAGAAAGCCGTGCGCCCGCATGACGGCCCCTGCAACATCGGTCTTGACCGCAAATAG
- a CDS encoding tRNA-dihydrouridine synthase family protein: MTHSATRSAMNHREQFETLLCGSAPILALAPMQDITDLPFWQLLSNYGGADVYYTEYFRVYPGSRLDKHILKSITANPTGRPIVAQLIGNDIPGLVRSARELQNYPVVAVDLNLGCPAPVVYRKCAGGGLLRQPPLVDAILGAMRDALTIKFTVKTRVGFEDFRVWDTFLPIFAKHRLDLLTVHGRTVKEMYHGAVHYDLIARAVAEAACPVLANGNVFSAAGAEQILKQTGAKGLMIGRGAIRNPWLFTQIRQHLAGQTIQLPTGREVLRYVHALFDAVCTPGVREVSQVQKMKKYANQIGLGVEPTGQFLHAIRRVDTQADFFRVCHEHLDHDTPMALIPFGQDLKDAEI; encoded by the coding sequence ATGACTCACTCAGCCACCCGCAGCGCTATGAATCACCGGGAACAATTTGAAACGCTGTTGTGCGGCTCCGCTCCGATATTGGCGTTGGCTCCGATGCAGGATATTACCGATCTGCCTTTCTGGCAGTTGTTGAGTAATTACGGTGGCGCGGATGTCTATTATACCGAATATTTCCGCGTTTACCCAGGGTCACGCCTGGATAAACATATTCTGAAATCCATTACCGCCAACCCCACTGGACGCCCCATCGTGGCACAGTTGATTGGTAACGACATCCCCGGCTTGGTGCGGTCCGCTCGCGAGTTGCAGAATTATCCCGTGGTGGCAGTGGACCTGAACCTGGGTTGCCCGGCACCGGTGGTGTATCGTAAGTGTGCCGGCGGCGGGCTGTTGCGCCAACCGCCATTGGTGGATGCCATTCTGGGGGCCATGCGCGACGCGTTGACCATTAAGTTCACCGTCAAAACGCGGGTGGGGTTCGAGGATTTCCGCGTGTGGGACACCTTCCTGCCTATTTTTGCCAAGCACCGGTTGGACCTGCTCACCGTGCATGGCCGGACGGTGAAAGAGATGTACCATGGCGCAGTACATTACGATCTGATCGCCCGGGCGGTGGCTGAGGCGGCCTGCCCGGTGTTGGCCAACGGGAATGTGTTCTCCGCCGCCGGGGCGGAGCAAATTCTGAAACAAACCGGCGCAAAAGGCCTGATGATCGGGCGCGGGGCCATTCGAAACCCCTGGCTTTTCACCCAGATTCGCCAACATTTGGCGGGACAAACGATTCAGTTGCCAACTGGCCGGGAGGTATTACGTTACGTCCACGCATTGTTCGACGCCGTCTGCACGCCTGGTGTGCGTGAGGTGTCGCAGGTGCAGAAGATGAAAAAATACGCCAACCAGATCGGTCTCGGGGTGGAACCCACCGGGCAGTTTTTGCACGCCATCCGGCGCGTGGATACACAGGCGGACTTCTTTCGGGTTTGCCATGAGCATTTGGACCATGATACACCGATGGCCCTGATACCGTTTGGACAGGATTTGAAAGACGCCGAAATATGA
- a CDS encoding tetratricopeptide repeat protein, with the protein MDTVETTQSTADIKFLTWLEENKKRLVVGVGVAIGIAVIVTCYNYYSEQQEVNASEALTGLRGPIPGVSKAPPATSAQYFKVAEQYSGTSAAAQASLMGAEALYNEGKYAEAQAAFEKFLAQNGSHPMVAQAVLGIATCLDAAGKPNDALAKYQDASRQYSYDLSVVSISKLAMARIYEAQAKFSEAFKTYKDMADMSRGQMYNPWMDEAQERLRLLAKAHPEVIPVEKFEAPKPVNVTPAPSSPVSTAPRAPISQPPAKSPAPKK; encoded by the coding sequence ATGGATACTGTTGAAACAACGCAATCAACCGCCGACATAAAGTTTTTGACGTGGTTGGAAGAAAACAAGAAGCGCCTGGTCGTTGGCGTCGGCGTGGCCATTGGCATCGCCGTAATCGTTACCTGCTACAATTATTATTCGGAGCAGCAGGAGGTGAATGCCAGTGAGGCCCTGACTGGTTTGCGGGGGCCCATCCCCGGCGTCAGCAAAGCGCCGCCCGCCACTTCCGCGCAATATTTCAAGGTGGCCGAACAGTACTCGGGCACCAGCGCCGCCGCCCAAGCAAGCCTGATGGGGGCCGAAGCCTTGTACAACGAAGGCAAATATGCCGAGGCGCAGGCCGCCTTTGAAAAATTTCTGGCACAAAATGGTTCTCATCCGATGGTTGCCCAAGCCGTTTTGGGGATCGCCACCTGCCTGGATGCCGCCGGCAAGCCGAATGATGCCTTGGCCAAATATCAGGATGCCAGCCGCCAGTATTCATACGATCTCAGCGTGGTGTCCATCTCCAAACTGGCGATGGCGCGCATCTATGAAGCGCAAGCCAAGTTTTCCGAGGCATTTAAAACCTACAAGGACATGGCGGATATGAGCCGCGGCCAGATGTACAACCCTTGGATGGATGAGGCCCAGGAACGCCTGCGCCTGTTGGCCAAAGCCCACCCGGAGGTCATTCCGGTGGAAAAATTTGAAGCGCCCAAGCCAGTTAACGTCACGCCCGCGCCGTCTTCCCCCGTAAGCACAGCGCCGCGCGCTCCAATTTCTCAGCCACCCGCCAAATCTCCCGCGCCGAAAAAATAA
- a CDS encoding adenylate kinase, with protein sequence MMNISLVGPTCAGKTTCAEVLRDTFRLKHLSTGKLLREHRDQQTALGILTRRYVEQGLLVPDEFINAMIEETVRQLPADQGLLLDGFPSTLFQARYVDELFQTMGRKLDAVFFMQASANAVFERAAKRPNRPDDHPDILRRRLEIFRRNTAPTLDYFRQDHRLQWVDASGSVNQVVGTLNGFFDQVAQGRFVPVLTDAQNRELDQLLSPPVREQVSRRQPSLDILLMGAPGSGKGTHAAFLSEKLGIPHIATGNLFRENTKENTILGRIARGFIERGQLVPDDVTEAMVRERLRADDSSEGFILDGYPRTLVQAQALDEIMAEMGRKLDTVLFLQVPEDSIIGRISGRRVCTTCQTPYHVEFNPPKQPGICDRDGSPLYQREDDKPETIRTRMQVYRRMTTPVVDYYRQAGLLMDVPAAGDVAQVDAALTEAMARVQRR encoded by the coding sequence ATGATGAACATCTCATTGGTGGGGCCGACTTGCGCGGGAAAAACCACGTGCGCTGAGGTGCTGCGTGATACGTTCCGCTTGAAGCACCTGTCCACCGGCAAACTGCTCCGCGAACACCGCGATCAGCAGACGGCCTTGGGGATTCTGACCCGCCGCTATGTCGAGCAAGGGCTGCTCGTGCCGGACGAATTCATCAACGCGATGATCGAGGAAACCGTCCGGCAACTCCCTGCCGATCAGGGATTGCTGTTGGATGGCTTTCCCAGCACGCTGTTCCAGGCCCGCTACGTGGATGAACTGTTTCAGACGATGGGTCGCAAGCTGGACGCCGTGTTCTTCATGCAGGCCTCCGCAAACGCCGTGTTTGAACGCGCGGCCAAGCGACCCAATCGGCCCGACGATCATCCCGACATTCTCCGTCGCCGTTTGGAAATTTTCCGCCGCAATACCGCGCCGACGCTGGATTACTTCCGGCAAGATCATCGCTTGCAATGGGTGGATGCCTCCGGCAGCGTCAATCAGGTCGTCGGCACGCTGAACGGTTTCTTTGATCAGGTGGCGCAAGGCCGCTTTGTGCCGGTGCTCACGGATGCGCAGAACCGGGAGTTGGATCAATTGCTCAGTCCGCCCGTTCGGGAACAAGTTTCCCGTCGGCAACCCAGTCTGGACATTCTGCTCATGGGCGCGCCGGGCAGCGGCAAGGGCACTCATGCCGCCTTTCTTTCGGAAAAGCTGGGCATCCCCCACATCGCCACCGGCAACCTGTTCCGGGAAAACACCAAGGAAAACACCATCCTGGGACGCATCGCCCGCGGCTTTATCGAGCGCGGCCAACTGGTGCCGGACGACGTCACCGAAGCGATGGTTCGGGAACGCCTGCGGGCGGACGATTCCAGCGAAGGGTTCATTCTGGATGGCTACCCGCGCACCTTGGTGCAGGCGCAGGCGCTGGATGAAATCATGGCGGAAATGGGGCGCAAGCTGGACACCGTGTTATTTCTCCAAGTGCCCGAAGACAGCATTATTGGGCGCATTTCCGGACGCCGGGTATGCACCACCTGCCAGACGCCGTATCACGTGGAATTCAACCCGCCCAAACAACCGGGCATCTGCGATCGGGACGGCAGCCCGCTCTATCAACGGGAGGATGATAAACCGGAAACCATTCGCACCCGCATGCAGGTGTATCGCCGCATGACCACTCCGGTGGTGGACTATTACCGGCAGGCGGGCCTGCTGATGGACGTGCCGGCCGCTGGCGATGTGGCGCAGGTGGACGCGGCTTTAACCGAGGCAATGGCGCGCGTGCAGCGACGCTAA
- the mutT gene encoding 8-oxo-dGTP diphosphatase MutT: MIEVSAGLVFRAGRLLITQRRAQDHLGGLWEFPGGKRHVGETFEQCLVRELQEELAIDVAVGELIETIRHEYPEKTVLLKFFLCRMVQHEPQAIGCAAFAWITREELDQYAFPPADARLLEQIKANESWWK, from the coding sequence ATGATCGAAGTCTCCGCCGGTCTGGTATTTCGCGCGGGACGGCTTCTGATCACGCAACGGCGCGCGCAGGATCACTTGGGCGGCTTATGGGAATTCCCCGGTGGCAAACGCCATGTTGGTGAGACGTTTGAACAATGTCTGGTTCGCGAACTACAGGAAGAGCTGGCCATTGACGTGGCCGTGGGGGAATTGATCGAAACCATCCGGCACGAGTATCCCGAAAAGACCGTACTGTTAAAATTTTTCCTTTGTCGCATGGTCCAACATGAACCGCAAGCCATTGGCTGTGCCGCATTCGCTTGGATCACCCGCGAGGAACTGGATCAATACGCCTTCCCGCCCGCTGATGCGCGACTGCTGGAGCAGATTAAGGCGAACGAATCGTGGTGGAAATGA